One part of the Malus sylvestris chromosome 2, drMalSylv7.2, whole genome shotgun sequence genome encodes these proteins:
- the LOC126613902 gene encoding BTB/POZ domain-containing protein NPY2-like, producing MKFMKLGSKPDFFQTDGDNIRYVATELATDVAVNVGDVKFYLHKFPLLSKSARLQKLVASTNENSDEIHIHDIPGGPAAFEICAKFCYGMTVTLNAYNVVATRCAAEYLEMYETIDKGNLVYKVEVFLNSSIFRSWKDSIIVLQTTKSLLPWSEEVKVVSHCLDSIASKATIDTSKVEWSYTYNHKKLPSNNGDDSHWNGVAKQQMVPKDWWVEDLCGLQLDLYKRVITIIKTKGSISGDVIGEALKAYTTRRLSGFSKGMIQGDVVKNKSLVETVIHLLPAGSVPCSFLLKLLKAARLLECGEVEKCELIRKIGQQLDEATVSDLLIQAPTDDAIKYEVDIMQSLIEEFVTHDRSAQTDPSMESEFQEIRSPRLSDTSKVKVAKLVDSYLTEISRDPNLPASKFVNLAEMVSSFSRPTHDGLYRAIDMYLKEHPGISKGERKRMCKLMDCRKLSVDACMHAVQNERLPLRVVVQVLFFEQIRASASGGNSTPDLQGSIRALLPGGSHGSSRSTTNTEDDWDAVPTAEEIKGLKCEISTLRLGEVNGGVGVGSDRNGNPGATKNLEKVPSSKVKGMFMSKKIFSKLWSSKERSGEISSSNTSESPGSSSNAEETKSTRSRSRRNSVS from the exons ATGAAGTTCATGAAACTTGGATCGAAACCGGATTTCTTTCAGACCGACGGAGACAATATAAG ATATGTCGCAACTGAGTTGGCAACTGATGTAGCTGTTAATGTCGGAGATGTGAAGTTTTATTTGCACAAG TTTCCTCTTTTGTCCAAGAGTGCACGCCTGCAGAAACTGGTCGCAAGTACAAATGAAAACAGCGATGAAATCCACATCCATGATATTCCTGGCGGACCTGCTGCTTTTGAAATATGTGCCAAGTTCTGTTACGGCATGACTGTCACTCTCAATGCATACAATGTGGTTGCAACTCGATGCGCAGCAGAGTACCTGGAGATGTACGAAACTATTGATAAAGGAAACCTAGTCTACAAGGTTGAAGTGTTCCTAAACTCTAGCATCTTCCGGAGCTGGAAAGACTCGATTATTGTTCTTCAGACTACGAAGTCTCTTCTGCCATGGTCCGAGGAAGTTAAGGTGGTGAGCCACTGCCTCGATTCCATAGCTTCCAAGGCTACCATTGATACTTCCAAGGTGGAGTGGTCATATACATATAACCACAAAAAGCTACCGTCTAATAATGGGGATGATTCACACTGGAATGGTGTGGCAAAACAACAGATGGTTCCGAAAGACTGGTGGGTGGAAGACCTCTGTGGGCTTCAACTTGATTTATACAAGCGGGTGATAACAATAATTAAGACCAAAGGAAGCATTTCTGGTGATGTAATAGGGGAAGCCTTAAAGGCATATACTACCAGAAGGTTGTCAGGTTTTAGCAAGGGTATGATTCAGGGGGATGTCGTAAAGAATAAATCATTGGTGGAGACTGTAATCCACTTACTTCCTGCAGGCAGTGTCCCTTGCAGTTTCTTACTTAAATTGTTAAAAGCGGCAAGACTGTTGGAATGTGGAGAAGTCGAAAAATGCGAGTTAATTCGCAAAATTGGCCAGCAGCTTGACGAGGCTACAGTTTCTGATCTTTTGATTCAAGCCCCAACTGATGACGCAATAAAATATGAAGTTGATATAATGCAGAGCTTAATTGAAGAGTTTGTGACACACGATCGAAGTGCTCAGACTGATCCTTCAATGGAAAGTGAATTCCAGGAGATTAGAAGTCCCAGGTTATCGGATACTTCCAAGGTGAAGGTGGCAAAGCTGGTTGACAGCTATCTTACTGAGATTTCACGTGATCCCAACTTACCCGCGTCAAAGTTTGTCAATCTTGCTGAAATGGTATCAAGCTTCTCGAGACCAACTCATGATGGTCTTTACCGCGCCATTGACATGTATCTAAAG GAACACCCGGGGATCAGCAAGGGTGAGAGGAAGAGAATGTGcaaattaatggactgcaggaAGTTGTCAGTAGATGCCTGCATGCACGCTGTGCAAAATGAGCGGCTGCCCTTAAGAGTTGTTGTGCAGGTCCTTTTCTTTGAACAGATTAGGGCTTCAGCATCCGGTGGCAACAGTACACCTGATCTACAAGGCTCCATCAGGGCCTTGCTCCCTGGTGGGTCTCATGGGAGCTCAAGGTCTACAACCAACACAGAAGACGACTGGGATGCTGTGCCGACAGCAGAAGAAATCAAGGGTTTAAAATGTGAGATTTCTACTCTAAGGTTAGGCGAAGTGAATGGAGGAGTTGGAGTTGGAAGCGATAGAAATGGGAACCCCGGTGCTACaaaaaatcttgaaaaagtTCCATCTAGTAAAGTGAAAGGTATGTTCATGTCGAAAAAGATATTTTCTAAGCTGTGGTCAAGCAAAGAAAGGAGTGGTGAAATCAGCAGTTCTAATACATCAGAGAGCCCTGGGTCTTCTAGCAatgcagaagaaacaaaatCCACCCGTTCGAGGAGTAGGAGGAATTCGGTGTCTTAG